Proteins encoded by one window of uncultured Methanobrevibacter sp.:
- a CDS encoding flavodoxin: MKTLIIYYSQHGSTEVVARTLAKELKTDILEITDLKQRSGFKNKITSCIDSIKETRTKIAPSEVDLSEYDTIYIGTPTWAGKPTPAIITLIDKCNLRGKDVVLFATMTGRGGQATVDRMNEKVKARGARIIETFTLNTKDKDIESLINDTETIIEILDLKMYSR, from the coding sequence ATGAAAACTTTGATAATTTATTATTCCCAACATGGAAGCACAGAAGTAGTAGCTAGAACACTTGCAAAAGAATTAAAAACCGATATACTTGAAATCACTGATTTAAAACAAAGAAGTGGATTTAAAAATAAAATAACTTCTTGCATTGATTCCATTAAAGAAACAAGGACTAAAATAGCTCCTTCTGAAGTAGATTTAAGTGAATATGATACAATTTACATAGGAACTCCAACTTGGGCAGGAAAACCAACACCTGCAATTATAACACTAATTGATAAGTGCAATTTAAGAGGAAAAGATGTGGTTCTTTTTGCAACAATGACGGGTAGAGGTGGACAGGCTACAGTAGACAGAATGAATGAAAAAGTAAAAGCACGTGGTGCTAGAATCATTGAGACATTTACTTTAAACACTAAAGATAAAGATATAGAATCTTTAATTAATGATACTGAAACTATTATTGAAATATTAGATTTAAAAATGTATAGCAGGTAA
- the pyrI gene encoding aspartate carbamoyltransferase regulatory subunit, whose translation MTIDKKSELKIRAIENGTVIDHITANKSLHILKILGLPDAETKNVTVAMNVSSKEIGRKDIVKIENRELNHEELDQIALIAPKASVNIIRDYKPVKKDKIILPDTITDIIKCTNSKCITNYANEPIIPKFKVINTHPPVVRCHYCEKLIKTEDIEQQFE comes from the coding sequence ATGACTATTGATAAAAAATCTGAATTAAAAATTAGAGCTATTGAAAATGGTACAGTAATTGATCATATTACTGCAAATAAATCCTTGCATATCCTTAAAATATTAGGTCTTCCAGATGCTGAAACTAAAAATGTTACAGTAGCTATGAATGTTTCATCAAAGGAAATTGGTAGAAAAGATATTGTTAAAATTGAAAACAGAGAATTAAATCACGAAGAACTTGACCAAATCGCATTAATTGCTCCTAAGGCTAGTGTTAATATTATTCGAGATTATAAACCTGTAAAAAAAGATAAAATTATATTACCTGATACAATTACCGACATTATTAAATGTACAAATTCAAAGTGTATTACCAATTATGCAAATGAACCTATAATCCCTAAATTTAAAGTTATAAACACTCATCCACCTGTTGTTAGGTGCCATTATTGTGAAAAATTAATTAAAACAGAAGATATCGAACAGCAATTCGAATAA
- a CDS encoding pyridoxamine 5'-phosphate oxidase family protein: MNDVIKFLSENPLVYLATKGLDGNAKVRPILYYFEENNKPYFCTSNKKPMYKELDNNPNFEITTATADFAWIRISGKVEFTSNIELKQKVIDSNELVKSLYQSGDNPEFEVFTISGDVTIADFSGNPPRNYKI, encoded by the coding sequence ATGAATGACGTTATAAAGTTTTTAAGTGAAAATCCATTAGTATACTTAGCAACAAAAGGTTTAGATGGAAATGCAAAAGTAAGACCAATACTATATTATTTTGAAGAGAATAATAAACCTTATTTTTGTACAAGTAACAAAAAACCAATGTACAAAGAATTAGATAATAATCCTAACTTTGAAATTACAACTGCGACTGCTGACTTTGCTTGGATCAGAATAAGTGGAAAAGTAGAATTTACATCTAATATAGAACTTAAACAAAAAGTTATTGATTCAAATGAATTAGTAAAATCATTATATCAAAGTGGAGATAATCCTGAATTTGAAGTTTTCACTATTTCTGGTGATGTTACAATAGCTGATTTTTCAGGAAACCCACCAAGAAATTACAAAATTTAA